In Palleronia sp. LCG004, a single window of DNA contains:
- a CDS encoding HAD-IIB family hydrolase: protein MRIVHIALGGCLSGPPIPYGVTEDTGGHIAYVLGAAMAQARRPDTHVTIVTRGFDEPRLGDRYAAPVERVSPRCTIRRLRSAVPGYVCKEALEAEVPQLTEAFLDLLEREGAPDVIHAHFADAACLAEAAKARFGTPWLLSCHSLASEKRGAWTVPGPALCSRIAHEGRALALADAVIASSRDEAERQIAVCHPPAEGRVHRVPPGIGHSPDASPERARALIAPFLRSPDRPVILALSRAIAKKNLVALVEAYAGAPDLREAANLVIVAGLRDGLTGGTSEQDEVISALFDAVDRNDLWGRVALPRRHMPEDVPSFYALAAQGGVFCNPAHHEPFGLTLIEAARGGAPIVATRDGGPADIVETIGYGALVDPTDLNDIAAGLRRMLVDPGRSRKLATARARASRVYDWDLYAERSLEICAELARPAPVGPRAGTRDLIACDIDGTLTGNTASAREFAAWAEARRPDQVFMVATGRSVSDARHVLAEWRLPVPDTLVTSVGTEIWRRGHGNRYLLCEDFAKRIGTDWARDAILDVLAPFTMQSRHEQRRWKLGYLGTETDAERMRASLAEEGLSARIVASHGRFVDVMPANAGKAEAITFEAKRLNLRPENCVVAGDSGNDADMLAAFSRAILPRNALPELDTLTGGYRAAQPFAAGVLEGFGHYGLLPVSTMAAE, encoded by the coding sequence ATGCGTATCGTTCACATCGCCTTGGGGGGATGTCTTTCGGGCCCGCCGATCCCCTATGGCGTGACGGAGGATACCGGCGGTCACATCGCCTATGTCCTCGGGGCCGCGATGGCACAAGCGCGCCGCCCCGATACCCACGTCACGATCGTCACGCGCGGCTTCGACGAACCGCGATTGGGCGACCGGTATGCCGCCCCGGTCGAGCGGGTATCGCCCCGCTGTACGATCCGCCGCCTGCGATCTGCCGTGCCGGGATATGTCTGCAAGGAGGCGCTCGAGGCCGAAGTCCCGCAGCTGACGGAAGCCTTTCTCGATCTTCTCGAACGGGAGGGCGCGCCCGATGTAATCCATGCGCATTTTGCCGATGCCGCGTGCCTTGCCGAAGCCGCAAAGGCGAGATTCGGTACACCCTGGCTCTTGTCGTGTCATTCGCTTGCCTCGGAGAAACGGGGCGCATGGACGGTTCCGGGTCCTGCCCTTTGCTCTCGCATCGCACACGAGGGCCGCGCACTGGCCCTGGCGGATGCGGTGATCGCCTCGTCGCGCGACGAGGCGGAGCGGCAAATCGCCGTTTGCCATCCACCGGCCGAGGGCCGGGTGCATCGCGTCCCGCCCGGGATCGGTCACTCACCGGACGCGTCGCCCGAACGGGCCCGCGCGCTGATCGCACCGTTCCTGCGCTCCCCGGACCGGCCCGTGATCCTTGCGCTCTCCCGGGCGATCGCCAAGAAGAACCTTGTGGCGTTGGTCGAGGCCTATGCCGGTGCCCCGGATCTGCGCGAGGCCGCGAACCTCGTGATCGTGGCGGGCTTGCGCGACGGGTTGACGGGAGGAACCTCCGAGCAGGACGAGGTGATCTCGGCGCTTTTCGACGCGGTCGATCGCAACGATCTCTGGGGCCGGGTCGCCCTGCCGCGTCGCCACATGCCCGAGGACGTCCCGTCGTTCTACGCACTCGCCGCGCAGGGCGGTGTATTTTGCAATCCCGCGCACCACGAACCCTTTGGCCTTACCCTGATCGAGGCCGCACGTGGCGGTGCGCCGATCGTCGCGACGCGCGACGGGGGCCCTGCCGACATCGTCGAGACGATCGGCTACGGCGCGCTCGTCGATCCGACCGATCTGAACGACATCGCGGCAGGGCTCCGGCGTATGCTCGTCGATCCAGGTCGCTCGCGGAAGCTTGCCACTGCGCGGGCGCGGGCATCGCGGGTTTACGATTGGGATCTCTACGCCGAACGCTCCCTCGAAATCTGCGCCGAACTGGCAAGGCCCGCGCCCGTTGGTCCTCGTGCCGGCACGCGCGATCTGATTGCCTGCGATATCGACGGAACGCTCACCGGCAATACTGCCTCGGCGCGGGAATTCGCGGCATGGGCCGAGGCCAGGCGGCCCGATCAGGTCTTCATGGTCGCAACCGGACGGTCGGTCAGCGACGCGCGGCACGTCCTCGCGGAATGGCGGCTGCCGGTGCCCGATACGCTGGTCACCTCGGTCGGCACCGAAATCTGGCGGCGTGGGCACGGCAATCGGTACCTCCTCTGCGAAGACTTCGCCAAGCGGATCGGGACGGATTGGGCCCGCGATGCGATCCTCGACGTGCTCGCCCCCTTCACGATGCAATCCCGCCACGAGCAGCGGCGTTGGAAGCTCGGCTATCTCGGAACCGAAACGGATGCCGAGCGAATGCGTGCAAGCCTCGCCGAGGAAGGGCTTTCCGCGCGCATCGTCGCATCGCATGGCCGTTTCGTCGACGTGATGCCCGCGAATGCCGGCAAGGCCGAGGCGATCACCTTCGAGGCGAAGCGTTTGAACCTGAGGCCGGAAAATTGCGTCGTGGCCGGCGACAGCGGCAACGATGCCGACATGCTTGCGGCCTTCTCGCGTGCGATCCTGCCGCGAAACGCACTTCCGGAACTCGATACCCTCACCGGAGGATACCGTGCGGCGCAGCCCTTCGCGGCGGGTGTGCTCGAAGGCTTCGGGCATTACGGGCTTCTGCCGGTCTCGACGATGGCGGCTGAATAG
- a CDS encoding glycosyltransferase has translation MRDLGTPPMRRPFGYFVHHQGRGHAERCAAIVNALPADRPVRIFCARDDIFPVLRAGATIERIPSLFEPPPDAPTGMDGIATPETLHCAPLGWGTIRTAMARMAAFFAAEHPELMICDVSAEIAQLARICSVPHVKVLQHGDRSDPGHRAAYAGAAGLLAPFHADLAQPEWDAAMRARTCFAPGLGVAGDMPSRHTARARLGIPEAAQVALALSGGGGTGMALAPLGVAARSMPEWHWIALGQVQRDWHATVPANLTETGWVENAADYIAAADLIVSSAGNTTCAMVLAAGRPWIVVPEWRYFDEQVAKARALGRAGAALCLDGLPASAHRWIEAVERTIAAHDPERQRLLAGSDAAPQAADWLEALAGRIWHEDVPQQRTVIHA, from the coding sequence ATGCGCGATCTGGGCACGCCCCCGATGCGCCGACCGTTCGGCTATTTCGTGCATCATCAGGGTCGCGGCCATGCGGAACGCTGTGCTGCGATCGTCAATGCATTGCCCGCCGATCGCCCCGTCCGGATCTTCTGCGCGCGCGACGACATCTTTCCGGTACTGCGCGCAGGTGCAACGATCGAGCGTATCCCCTCGCTCTTCGAGCCTCCGCCGGACGCGCCGACGGGCATGGACGGCATCGCAACACCCGAGACGCTGCATTGCGCGCCGCTCGGGTGGGGGACGATCCGCACTGCCATGGCGCGGATGGCCGCGTTCTTCGCGGCCGAACACCCCGAGCTCATGATCTGTGATGTCAGCGCCGAAATCGCGCAATTGGCGCGGATCTGCTCGGTACCGCATGTGAAGGTGCTTCAACACGGCGACCGGTCAGACCCCGGGCATCGCGCGGCCTATGCGGGCGCGGCCGGCCTGCTTGCGCCCTTCCATGCCGATCTGGCGCAGCCCGAATGGGATGCGGCGATGCGTGCGCGCACATGTTTCGCGCCCGGCCTCGGGGTGGCGGGCGACATGCCGTCGCGCCACACGGCGCGTGCCCGGTTGGGCATCCCCGAAGCCGCGCAGGTCGCACTCGCCCTGTCGGGCGGCGGGGGCACCGGCATGGCGCTGGCCCCCTTGGGCGTGGCCGCGCGAAGCATGCCGGAATGGCACTGGATCGCGTTGGGCCAGGTGCAGCGGGACTGGCACGCGACGGTGCCTGCGAACCTGACCGAGACCGGCTGGGTCGAGAACGCGGCCGATTACATCGCCGCTGCCGACCTCATCGTCTCTTCCGCGGGGAACACGACCTGCGCCATGGTTCTCGCGGCAGGGCGGCCCTGGATCGTCGTGCCCGAATGGCGCTATTTCGACGAGCAGGTCGCGAAGGCCCGGGCCCTTGGGCGTGCGGGTGCCGCGCTTTGTCTCGACGGGCTTCCGGCCTCGGCGCATCGCTGGATCGAGGCGGTGGAGCGAACGATTGCCGCGCATGACCCCGAACGCCAGCGCCTGCTCGCAGGCAGCGATGCCGCCCCGCAGGCTGCGGACTGGCTCGAAGCGCTGGCTGGCCGCATCTGGCACGAAGACGTACCGCAGCAGAGGACTGTTATTCATGCCTGA
- a CDS encoding glycosyltransferase family 2 protein codes for MPDLSALTIAYGRDTHLANVVLGFEAQSVRPAELVIGVMQDRPYDLPATSFPVRQIHVTRPDGELPLAAARNRVADAATGEVLAFVDVDCIPHPDFVAETLAVCTPETGILMGEVAYLPSGATEHGLDFDTFEQIGQRHSDRQGPPPKGMRLCNDYRCFWSLNFAMHRDTWATCGKFHEGYYGYGGEDTDFARTIDAAGLPIWWMRGAKVFHQHHAHCMPPIQHLASVLRNADVFAERWGHRTMGHWLWGFSLMGLIEKDGDAIRILREPDESDYALCRQTDDMPYANSRRVIDILQASQQEEEARRTEVAEAEIAFVTAAE; via the coding sequence ATGCCTGATCTTTCGGCGTTGACCATCGCGTATGGACGCGACACCCATCTCGCCAACGTCGTTCTCGGCTTCGAGGCCCAGAGCGTCCGACCCGCCGAACTGGTCATCGGCGTGATGCAGGATCGTCCCTACGATTTGCCCGCTACGTCTTTTCCGGTGCGCCAGATCCATGTCACCCGCCCCGACGGAGAGCTGCCACTCGCCGCCGCGCGCAATCGCGTCGCCGATGCCGCGACGGGCGAGGTCCTTGCCTTCGTGGACGTCGATTGCATCCCGCATCCGGATTTCGTGGCGGAGACCCTTGCCGTCTGCACGCCCGAGACGGGTATTCTCATGGGCGAGGTCGCCTATCTCCCAAGCGGCGCGACGGAGCACGGGCTTGATTTCGACACCTTCGAACAGATCGGACAGCGGCATTCCGACCGTCAGGGCCCACCGCCGAAAGGCATGAGGCTTTGCAACGATTATCGCTGCTTCTGGTCGTTGAACTTCGCGATGCATCGCGACACCTGGGCCACCTGCGGAAAGTTCCACGAGGGCTATTACGGCTATGGCGGCGAGGATACGGACTTCGCCAGGACGATCGATGCCGCAGGTCTGCCGATCTGGTGGATGCGCGGGGCGAAGGTGTTCCATCAGCATCACGCGCATTGCATGCCACCGATCCAGCATCTCGCCTCGGTCCTGCGCAACGCCGACGTGTTTGCCGAAAGGTGGGGTCACCGGACCATGGGGCATTGGCTGTGGGGGTTCAGCCTGATGGGCCTGATCGAGAAGGACGGCGACGCTATCCGCATTCTGCGAGAGCCCGACGAGAGCGATTACGCGCTTTGCCGGCAGACCGATGACATGCCCTATGCCAATTCGCGGCGCGTCATCGATATCCTCCAGGCCTCGCAGCAGGAGGAGGAAGCGCGTCGTACCGAAGTGGCCGAGGCCGAAATCGCCTTCGTTACCGCCGCAGAATGA
- a CDS encoding glycosyltransferase: MRPLRIAVMGHVRFPIARPFRGGMEAHCWHLARGLRARGHDVTLFASGDSAAGCRLHPVLKEHYDRSYPWHLWNGTPELTGHLDHAHARAIEELRDSGFDIVHNNSLHRFPPRMARRDRIAMLTSLHVPPFPVLHRAVRDGIAPWSRFTVSSDRQRRAWWPNGAPPEAHVLPNGIDLDDWPFATQGEGGAVWSGRITATKAPHLAARAARIAGLPLSIFGPVENEDYFEAELRPLLGGEIRYGGHLSAADLSREVARASVLFFTPLWDEPFGLSAIEAMACGVPVAATDMGAVREVIGPAGRFAPPDDPEALARAALDAMQIPRRVPRDRVERLYALDIVLDRTESLYRETRRGLDHDAAPVVFKPIELPERAKHPVR; encoded by the coding sequence ATGAGGCCCCTGCGCATCGCGGTCATGGGCCATGTCCGGTTTCCCATCGCACGTCCGTTTCGCGGCGGGATGGAGGCGCATTGCTGGCATCTGGCACGCGGACTTCGCGCGCGTGGCCATGACGTTACGCTCTTCGCGAGTGGCGACAGCGCGGCCGGGTGCCGACTGCATCCGGTCCTCAAGGAGCATTACGACCGCAGCTATCCCTGGCATCTCTGGAACGGGACGCCCGAGCTGACGGGGCATCTCGACCACGCCCATGCGCGTGCCATCGAAGAGCTTCGCGACAGCGGCTTCGATATCGTTCACAACAACTCATTGCATCGCTTTCCGCCCCGCATGGCGCGCCGCGACCGCATCGCGATGCTGACCTCGCTGCACGTTCCGCCTTTTCCCGTGCTTCATCGCGCCGTTCGGGACGGCATCGCGCCTTGGTCTCGGTTCACCGTTTCGTCCGATCGCCAGCGCAGGGCCTGGTGGCCGAACGGCGCGCCGCCCGAGGCGCATGTCCTGCCGAACGGAATCGATCTCGACGACTGGCCCTTCGCCACGCAGGGTGAGGGGGGCGCGGTGTGGTCGGGGCGGATCACCGCAACCAAGGCACCGCATCTCGCGGCTCGGGCCGCGCGGATCGCCGGGCTGCCGCTCTCGATCTTCGGACCCGTCGAGAACGAGGATTATTTCGAGGCCGAACTCAGACCGCTTCTCGGAGGCGAGATCCGCTATGGCGGACACCTTTCGGCCGCGGACCTTTCCCGCGAGGTCGCCCGGGCTTCGGTACTCTTCTTCACACCGCTCTGGGACGAGCCCTTCGGGCTGTCGGCCATCGAGGCAATGGCATGCGGCGTGCCCGTCGCGGCGACCGACATGGGTGCCGTGCGCGAGGTCATCGGCCCCGCGGGCCGGTTCGCACCCCCGGATGACCCCGAAGCCCTTGCCCGGGCGGCTCTAGACGCCATGCAGATCCCGCGCCGCGTACCGCGCGACCGGGTGGAGCGGCTCTATGCCCTCGACATCGTGCTCGATCGAACGGAGTCACTCTATCGCGAAACGCGGCGGGGCCTCGACCATGACGCGGCTCCGGTCGTCTTCAAGCCGATCGAGCTTCCCGAACGCGCGAAGCATCCCGTTCGATAG